The sequence GGAGACGATCGAGCAGCGTGTAGCGGGTCGGTTGGCGCGGCAGGAAATCTTCACAAAGCGGCCGACGCCGTTGCTGAGCTTTGTCATGGAGGAGTCGGTATTACGGAAACGTCTCGGCGGGGATGCGGTGCAACAGGAGCAGCTTGAGCAGGTCTTGTTCATCGGGCACAAGCGGAACGTCGAGCTTCAAGTGATGCCGCTCGACCGAGAGGATAATGCGGGGGTGGACGGTGCGTTCACCATTATGGCGAGGCCTGATGGCGAACAGGTGGGTTACTTGGAGGTGCAGGGCCGAGGCACGCTGGTCATCGACCGCGAAGCGGTCCGCGCACTGTCCGCGCGCTATGGGATTATCCGTGCCCAGGCCCTCAACCCACGTGAGTCGTTGGCCTTCATTGAGGATTTGCTGGGAGAGAGATGAGCTTCGAAGAGATTCACGGCCCCAGGGAAGTCGTGTGGGTCAAGAGTAGCTACAGCGGTGCCGAGGGCGGCCAGTGTGTTGAGGTCGCGGCCTCCCCAGGCACGGTCCGCGTCCGTGACTCGAAGGACAAGGTCATGATAGTGAACCTTCAGGCAACCGCCTGGGCCAAGTTCGTCGGCTTCGTTGCCCAGCACACCACATGAGGTTTGGTGCGACCTCTGCCGTGCCCCGTGACCGTCCGCCTTCGGTTACGGGGCACTGGCGTGTCAGGCGTTCGTCGACTCCTGGGGCCAACGGCCCGCAGCGATCTCGGCGTCCAGGCGGGACTGGAAGTGAGCGTGTGCGGCACGCATCTCGGCTTCGCGGTCGGCCTTGTAGAAGGGGGCTTCGTAGCCGGCCGGGGGTGGAGCGTGCTCCGGGTCTTGCAGGTGGTCTAGCAGGTCTAGGTAATCCTGCTTGGTTTGACCGTGGCCGAAGGTGAAGGGGCTAGCGGCGATCTTGCGGCCATTGGCGTCGAACCAGGTGGCCGCCTCGTAGTCGCACAACTGCGGGTAGCGGGACTTGAAGATCGCGACGAGTTGGTCGGCGGTGATACTGAGCCAGACGGCAACGAGGGCGTCGAGTTCGACGACGGCGGCTCGGCGCTCGTGCTCGGTGCGGAGCGGGGTGGTGTACTCCCAGGCTGGTGCAAGACTGGCGGCGAGGGGTTTTAGGCGAGGCCAGTGGGTATTGGCCCAGTCCTCGTAGCCCGCCCAGCGTGGGTCAAACAATTCTTCCCAAAGCGCGGCGTAGTGGGCGGTAAGTGCGTTTAGGCGGAGTGTGCGCAGGAGTAGCGCGGGGGCCAGGGGGTGTGTTGAGGTTGGAGCTGGCATTCTTGCGGCATCTGCTGGGTGAAGGTTCGCTCTGCCCACGATACGGAGCATGTAGTCAAGTGGGAGTGAGGCCCAGAAACCCGCAGTGAGAGCGGTTAGTCGGTTGTCTGTTGTGGCCAAGCTGTATACGGCGTCGATGTGGGCTGGGCCGGGCGGGAGGAGAACAGCATGCAGACAGCGGCTACTGTCGAAGGGAATCATCTTCCGCCAAGCGAGCCGGACGTACGAGGTGGAGGGTTTTCCGAGCCAGGAGTCCTGAGCCGCTAGATACGTTTCCTCGTCTGCGGCCCGCACATAATTGGTCACGGGGACGTACGTCTCGGCTAGTTGCGTAGATGCGAGCAGGACCCAGTCTCGGTTGCTTCGGCAGGGGATCTTCGGCTCTTTGGAGAATGGGAGCGCTGCTGCGAAGTGCGGACCTTGAAGAACGACATCTGCAAGTTCAGGTACGGCCTGGTTTCCCCAACGGATTAGCCCGTCCCTCTTAGCGCCGGATTCGTGGTATCCGCTGGAGATCATTGGGTGGTGATCCGCCAGGCTGCTCTCGTAGGCGGCCAGCGACTCGATTGCCCCTTGTTCGCCAACGAGAACTGGGTACAGCAGAGGCGTCTGCGCCGCTCCGCCCGCTGCCCCAGTTAGAGCCTGCCAACTGGTCAGCAAGGCGGTGTCCACCTGCACCACGCGCTCAAGGTGAGGCCGGATGTCCCACGAGCCGTTGTGCTTAATTCCAGGCGCCACACCTCGCCCGTCGTGAGTCAGTGAGTTAGGGAGGACGTCGGCATCGCGTAGTTCACTGAGGTGTAGAAAATTAGGCTCTCGGGACGTGCCGTAAATGTGCATCCCGAATTCCTGGGACCAGTTCAGATCGTCAAACGCCCATCTGGACGAGTTTACGAAGTGAGCGTGAACCCGAAGATGTCGGTACGCGGCCCCTCGGATGATGCCCTCGCGCACGCCGCCGAAATGCGTGTCGGGGTGGATCAGACCCGCGCTGCCGTGCGGCGCGATGTGCTGCCACACCTGCGCCATGAAAGCTCGGTAAAGGTCGCCTTGAGTGCCGAGAAGGAGCGGATATGAGGCCGAACTGCCTAGAACGGCGACAGTCCCAGCATGGGTAGCCACCTCGGCGAGAAGAAAACCGCGACCGTCTGTACGGGCAGCCAGGACATCTTCCTTGCGAAGGCGCCACTCTGCCGCACTTGGCTTCTCTGCAAGTACGAACCATGGCTCTAGTTCGGCTAGTACCAGGTCTTCCTGCCATCGCGGCTGCACCCAAGGCGGATTCCCCACCTGCAAGTCAAACCCACCCCGCGCCCCAAAAACCTGCGCGAACTCCAACTCCCAATGGAAGAACCCCTGCCGCCCAGCGATCTCACCCGCCAACGCAGTCCAAGGGAACCGGCTCTCCAACCAATAAGACCTATCCATGCCCATCCAGTCGGGCAGTTCGTCCTCATACCGCTCAAGCTCGTCCAGCGTGTCGAACGAGCCGACCAGGTTCTCCTCGGAGACGTCATGCGTGCCCAGTAGCGCCTCGGCGAAGTCCAGCCAGTCGTCCAGATCGGCCAGCGGAATCACGTTGCGCCGCTGCCCAGCAAAGGCCTTCTCTTCCTTACGTGCACCCTTACGGCGCTTGTCGATGTCAGCGCGAGTGACCTCCCGGACAGTGACATTGCCAAGGAGGTCCATCTCCTCGTACGTACGGACCACTTCGGTGGCGTCCGGGACAGCCCCGGCCACCCCCTCACCCCGCTCGGCCACGCCCACCGCCCGCGCGTACACCTCATCCGAACCATCCAGCAGCGCGGCACTCTGAACAGGCCAGAACCACAGCGCGCACCACGCGTCCATGACCTTTTTCAGCCGCCAGTACGGCGTATCCACGGCCTCCAGATCGGCGAGCACCTTCTCCCGAGGCACCGCCTCCAACGGCGTCCGCAGCCAGCCGTCCTCCGCGCCCCACACCTCGATATGCCGCGAGATGTCCCGCTCGGAGATCTCCAGACGGCGTACGACAAGACCCCACAAGTACTCGGCCCGCCGGGCCAGCCCCTGCAACCGTTCCGTCTGCCTCTTCGACGGGGACTTGGTGACGGCCCGGCGCCAGGCCCCGAGCGCCTTCGCCTCCTCCGGCGCCAGCGCGCGGGCCTCCTTCTCGCCGGCCACCGCCCCCCACTCCTTCGCGGGCAGCAGGAAGTGGTGGACGGAACCGGCAGGCAGCCCACCCTCAGCCTCGGTCAACGGGAAGCGTTCCGGAGTCGCCCCCAGCCAGCCGCCCTTCTTCAACCTTTCCGCCGAGTAGATCTCCCGACGGCCACCGATCAGCGAGTTGCCGCGCCGCAGATGCAGGCCGAACCAGGGCGCCTCCATGCCGGGATGCATCGTGTTGAGCCACAACGACACCTCCGCCAGTTCCACGGCCGTCGAGTTGAGGTCCACGCCGTAGGAGTTGTGGAGCGCGATATACGCCTTGGCTTTCTGGAACTCGACCGCGTACTTTTCCGTGTCGATCGAGAGACGCAGCTCGTCCTGCCGCCGCCGCAGATACTCCGCCGCCACTTGGTTGATGGCCTCGTTGAGGAACGCGCCCGACCCCAGCGCCGGCTCGCAGATCTTCCAGTCCAGCATCTCCCGCGCGGGGGTCACCGCCCCGTCCTGGTCGAGCCGGTGCTGCAACGCCAGCTGCACCGTCACCTTGGTCAGCGACTCGGGCGTGTAGAAGGACGCGGACGTTTGCCGGTCCCGCCCCGACAGGCGATACACGAAGGACCCCGGCCGATACCGGACCCGTACCTCCTCGCCTGTCTCCTCGTCCTTGCGGCGCACAAAGACCGTGTCCGCGTACTCGTCCG is a genomic window of Streptomyces sp. NBC_00414 containing:
- a CDS encoding helix-turn-helix domain-containing protein → MEEQQAEGEYEVGAGILLVFGRQLKLCRERAGLDRAELGRRTGYSASTIASFEQGRRIPPPKFIDLADEVLDAGGVLKVGKEEVARAQYPAFFRDAARLETEAVELHVYDTHVVNGLLQTEEYTRALLSMRRPLLDEETIEQRVAGRLARQEIFTKRPTPLLSFVMEESVLRKRLGGDAVQQEQLEQVLFIGHKRNVELQVMPLDREDNAGVDGAFTIMARPDGEQVGYLEVQGRGTLVIDREAVRALSARYGIIRAQALNPRESLAFIEDLLGER
- a CDS encoding DUF397 domain-containing protein, with product MSFEEIHGPREVVWVKSSYSGAEGGQCVEVAASPGTVRVRDSKDKVMIVNLQATAWAKFVGFVAQHTT
- a CDS encoding class I SAM-dependent DNA methyltransferase, producing MTYDSLVNRGDYFSAHYLAEVFPKDLKAGLLASWKDREDAARDTGTGSDTDPDARTETGALPVTPRVGLRELRRPYFRARAFFAEAAAEPDDATTYDAPVWRERAAELNGSVLRALGYDAKPGTVTVERADHTYEVRVAHSEPGLIAVDCGWAAEPDAALDADGAGRLLHRVPLDGSAELTTGSKLASFLFACEEAPRYVLLLVGGVVVLADRAVWGEGRYLAASLDAALERNDSRAGGELDTLAALFGADSLRTPEEGGENPLAGLVGKSTKHAVGVSSDLRDGLRLSVELIANEVLERLRVAGVRPEDVRELPELSRQLTRESLRYLYRILFLLYAEARPELGILPSDYPEYHQGYGLGRLGELVADRDLVGEKAREGVYLYESLDLLFRKVQEGYRSRRTHGDADADEGGGEGRSEDIGLRFEPLRSKLFEPASIELIGARSVRDPRFDEDESGGEVRYVDTRLRNATLYRVLRLLMLTRGKKGERGGFISYAQLGINQLGAVYEGLMSYSGFVASEELYEVAKGGDAKDGSWLVPASKADEYADTVFVRRKDEETGEEVRVRYRPGSFVYRLSGRDRQTSASFYTPESLTKVTVQLALQHRLDQDGAVTPAREMLDWKICEPALGSGAFLNEAINQVAAEYLRRRQDELRLSIDTEKYAVEFQKAKAYIALHNSYGVDLNSTAVELAEVSLWLNTMHPGMEAPWFGLHLRRGNSLIGGRREIYSAERLKKGGWLGATPERFPLTEAEGGLPAGSVHHFLLPAKEWGAVAGEKEARALAPEEAKALGAWRRAVTKSPSKRQTERLQGLARRAEYLWGLVVRRLEISERDISRHIEVWGAEDGWLRTPLEAVPREKVLADLEAVDTPYWRLKKVMDAWCALWFWPVQSAALLDGSDEVYARAVGVAERGEGVAGAVPDATEVVRTYEEMDLLGNVTVREVTRADIDKRRKGARKEEKAFAGQRRNVIPLADLDDWLDFAEALLGTHDVSEENLVGSFDTLDELERYEDELPDWMGMDRSYWLESRFPWTALAGEIAGRQGFFHWELEFAQVFGARGGFDLQVGNPPWVQPRWQEDLVLAELEPWFVLAEKPSAAEWRLRKEDVLAARTDGRGFLLAEVATHAGTVAVLGSSASYPLLLGTQGDLYRAFMAQVWQHIAPHGSAGLIHPDTHFGGVREGIIRGAAYRHLRVHAHFVNSSRWAFDDLNWSQEFGMHIYGTSREPNFLHLSELRDADVLPNSLTHDGRGVAPGIKHNGSWDIRPHLERVVQVDTALLTSWQALTGAAGGAAQTPLLYPVLVGEQGAIESLAAYESSLADHHPMISSGYHESGAKRDGLIRWGNQAVPELADVVLQGPHFAAALPFSKEPKIPCRSNRDWVLLASTQLAETYVPVTNYVRAADEETYLAAQDSWLGKPSTSYVRLAWRKMIPFDSSRCLHAVLLPPGPAHIDAVYSLATTDNRLTALTAGFWASLPLDYMLRIVGRANLHPADAARMPAPTSTHPLAPALLLRTLRLNALTAHYAALWEELFDPRWAGYEDWANTHWPRLKPLAASLAPAWEYTTPLRTEHERRAAVVELDALVAVWLSITADQLVAIFKSRYPQLCDYEAATWFDANGRKIAASPFTFGHGQTKQDYLDLLDHLQDPEHAPPPAGYEAPFYKADREAEMRAAHAHFQSRLDAEIAAGRWPQESTNA